Sequence from the Sulfuracidifex tepidarius genome:
ATGGGGTGAGAATGACATTCGATGGAACCCGGCTATTTGATATGCACAATTTAAAGGTGATGAAAGGAGACGATGGGAAAGAAGAGTTAAGGAGAATTCTAAAGGAGGCATCGACGGACCTGAAGGAAGGGATTTCCTCTATCAACAATTATTATGGAGTTCCAGTTAAACTAATAGGAAAAGTGATAGACGAGTTTCTTGAGAGTTGTGACGTAGATCCAGCTAAGTACCTCAGTTTTGACATTAATAAGATAAAGGTCTCTTACGGAAAGGAATTTTCCAAGGACTCTGCTACCTTCGAGAGCAAGAACTTCGCTGAGGTTGTTCTAGGAAATAACGGCTGTATTAAGGCGAAAGTGTATTTCGATTCATCAAAACCCTCTTTTATGGTATCCGAGGATTGCGAAAATTTCATAGAGAATAAATTAGAATTTGAGGAAAAAATAGATAATATAAACACCCTGATCGAGGAATATAAGGAAATCGTTGACTCGCTTAAGAAATGGTTAAATGAATAAACGTACTCTCTATTACTGTTGAATTTGAATCTTCAGCCATAAGGAAGAACTTTAAGATGCTTCTCAGATAAGATGGCTAAATACAAAAGATTCAAACTAATGAGTTTATGATGCAGGAGATGAGCCTAAGAATTTAGTTATATAAAGCGAGAATTATTAAAATCAAATGAATTAAAAAAGATATCTTCATCCAAGACAGTATGCTAGGACTTAATCATGTCATAAGGTGAATAATTTAAACTATCATGAAGATATATCTGTCATGACTAGCGGGAACTCAAAGGAGTTCTATGTAAAGCTCTTGAGTAGTAGTAATCTTTACGACAGATTAGACGGATGGAATAAGATAGATTACTTAATATCAGAGGGTATATTTAAAAGAGAAGAAATATTATCACTAATTAATAATTTTCAGGAATTATTATACAATCAAGACGTAGTTGTTGCACTCCATGCCTTCAAATTGCTAGATAAGTTTATTGCATTGAATTTAATTAAAGTAGATTCTAACCTTAAAGAAAGGATTAAGGAGCTTGTACTGAAACCGGAATTAGACAGTTGGTGGGTAGCAGAGGAGCTTGTATCAAAGAAGATTTTATCGCCCGAGGATGTGTCTGAGAAAATAGACGTCTTTCTCAAGTTCCTTGAATCCACAGGGGCAGATCAAATTGATGCATGGAACCTAGCCAAAAACCTTGTTCACGACGGTGTAGTTTCCAAGTGTTCGCTGAAACCATATGCGAGAAATCTCTTGGTTCTCCTTAAGTCCTCCGACATGCATTTAAGGTTTAACTCATGGCTCATGGCTTCAGATCTGATAAAAGAAGGGATAGCAGATGCAAATGACTTCAGGGAAGCTAAGGACTATTTACTTGAGCTGTTGAAGAGTGACTATTTCGACGATCTATCGAGGATTTACGAGAAATATGCTACGGACTTCATTGATATTATGAGGCAAGTTGGAGTTATAAACAAGGTGTAAAGTAACAAGGTTGTAAAATTTGGATTCCCTTTATGCTCTTTATATTCTTCTAGTTTCTTTAGCTTTTATTTCAGATGTACTCATTGCTTTACAGATTTTATCCGAGAGAAGGCTTTCCGTCCATTACAGTGGGGACAATCCGAAAGCATCAGTTATAATACCGATAAGGGGTTCAGATGAGTGCTTAGCGTCAAACGTTAAGTCTCTCTTGGAGCAAGACTATCCAGATTATGAGGTCATTTATGTTGTAGATACTGACCAGAAGGCTTTAGCCGAGAGGCTAAGTGGAATGGGTGTGAAAGTCGTTTTCTCCGACTTTCAATGTGAAATGTGTAGTGGGAAGATAAGAGCCCAGCTCTCAGGTCTCAAGTCAAGCGATGGAGACGTTATAGTCTTCGGTGACTCTGATACTAGATATGACAGAGGATGGCTGAAGGAAATGGTCGGAGGATTAAAGGAATTCGATGCAACCACGACTTACCCTTGGCCTTCTCCTACCAAGCTAACGTTAAAAAATTTGGTTAGATCAGGGTTCTGGACCCTAGGTTTTGAATCTCAGTTCTCTGAAAAGAACAGATTCCTTTGGGGAGGTTCAATGGCATTCAGAAAGGAATTCGTGTCCAGACCCGACGTTATAAAGGAGTTATCGGAGGAGTGGTGTGACGATTGCACGTTAACTAGGATAATCAAGAGGAACAAAGGTAAAATAGGGTTTCTCATGAGTGCGATGCCACTTAACGTCTTTAACGAAAACGATTTAATTAGGTGGTCTTCAAGGCAACTAATTACGATAAGAAAGTACTCTCCTAAGGGAGCCAAAGCATATTTGTTCGCTGGCACCTTGTTTTTGATTTTCCTGGTTTCGTCTCCTCTCATTCCGTTTAATTTTACACCCTACATTATGTGGGTGATTAAGAACTTGATTAGAGGCAAAAGATA
This genomic interval carries:
- a CDS encoding glycosyltransferase, with protein sequence MDSLYALYILLVSLAFISDVLIALQILSERRLSVHYSGDNPKASVIIPIRGSDECLASNVKSLLEQDYPDYEVIYVVDTDQKALAERLSGMGVKVVFSDFQCEMCSGKIRAQLSGLKSSDGDVIVFGDSDTRYDRGWLKEMVGGLKEFDATTTYPWPSPTKLTLKNLVRSGFWTLGFESQFSEKNRFLWGGSMAFRKEFVSRPDVIKELSEEWCDDCTLTRIIKRNKGKIGFLMSAMPLNVFNENDLIRWSSRQLITIRKYSPKGAKAYLFAGTLFLIFLVSSPLIPFNFTPYIMWVIKNLIRGKRYGRLAIVPSIMTILAIPYALFLLVYNWNRSEVTWRGKKYVVSNRS